The following coding sequences lie in one Flavobacterium sediminis genomic window:
- a CDS encoding UDP-2,3-diacylglucosamine diphosphatase: MNKNKKVFFASDQHFGAPTPERSFPREQKFVKWLDEVKEEAEAIFLLGDLFDFWFEYKTVVPKGFIRVLGKLAEIRDSGIPIYFFVGNHDLWMFDYFEKELNIPVYHDNQEFTFNGKTFLIGHGDGKGPGDLGYKRMKKVFTNPFSKWLFRWLHPDLGVRLAQYLSVKNKLISGEEDVKFLGEENEWLVQYTKRKLETKHYDYFVFGHRHLPLVINVGKNSQYINLGDWISYFTYGVFDGEKFELKKY; the protein is encoded by the coding sequence TTGAATAAAAATAAAAAAGTATTTTTCGCTTCTGACCAGCACTTCGGAGCCCCTACACCTGAGAGAAGTTTTCCACGCGAACAAAAATTTGTAAAATGGTTGGATGAAGTAAAAGAAGAAGCCGAAGCTATTTTCCTTTTAGGCGACTTATTTGATTTTTGGTTTGAATACAAAACAGTTGTTCCTAAAGGCTTTATAAGAGTATTAGGTAAACTGGCTGAGATCCGGGATTCCGGAATACCTATTTATTTCTTTGTAGGCAATCACGACCTTTGGATGTTTGATTACTTTGAAAAAGAGCTCAATATTCCCGTATACCACGACAATCAAGAATTTACTTTTAACGGTAAAACGTTTTTAATCGGTCATGGTGACGGAAAGGGCCCTGGTGATCTTGGTTACAAACGCATGAAAAAAGTTTTTACCAACCCTTTCTCAAAATGGCTGTTTCGTTGGTTACACCCTGATTTGGGAGTACGATTAGCACAATATCTTTCTGTGAAGAACAAATTGATATCCGGAGAAGAAGACGTAAAGTTCTTAGGAGAAGAAAACGAATGGTTAGTTCAATATACTAAGAGAAAATTAGAAACCAAACATTACGATTATTTTGTTTTTGGTCACCGCCACCTACCATTAGTGATTAATGTTGGCAAAAACTCACAATATATCAATTTAGGAGACTGGATCAGTTATTTTACCTATGGCGTTTTTGACGGCGAAAAGTTTGAACTGAAAAAATATTAG
- a CDS encoding MFS transporter: MKPKKDPFSSLRIKEFRWFILMRLALVLAWSMQFVLVEWEVYSITKDPFSLGLIGLMEVIPAVSMALFAGHIVDQNEKRGLLLKCLAALVSISSMLCLLVYSEFTEHLDEKIVLWTIYGLVFLGGIVRAFIIPSVFSLLGLIVPKKEYPNAATWSSSTWQISAVFGPAIAGFAIGWIGVFWSLVFVVFSILIAIGALFQVERKPILNQKLGEPMLKSLKEGLDFVFTHKTVLNAMALDMFAVLFGGAVALLPVFAQDILKVGSQGFGILRAAPAVGSLLTMLIATSLPLHRQAGKKLLTAVFGFGICIIVFGLSTNFWLSVFALFLSGVTDGISVVIRQTILQIYTPDHMRGRVSSVNSIFVGSSNELGAFESGFTSKLMGGVVNAVVFGGIMTLVVVTGTAVVSPKFRELDIEKDMENL, from the coding sequence ATGAAGCCTAAAAAAGATCCGTTTTCATCCTTGCGGATAAAAGAATTCCGTTGGTTTATTTTAATGCGTTTAGCCTTGGTTTTGGCTTGGTCTATGCAATTTGTTTTAGTGGAATGGGAAGTTTACAGTATAACTAAAGATCCTTTTTCATTAGGATTGATCGGTTTAATGGAGGTGATTCCGGCTGTGAGTATGGCTTTGTTTGCAGGACATATAGTAGATCAAAATGAAAAACGAGGCTTGTTATTGAAATGTTTGGCGGCTTTGGTATCTATTAGTTCTATGTTGTGTTTATTAGTGTATTCTGAATTTACAGAACATCTGGATGAAAAAATAGTATTGTGGACCATTTACGGGTTAGTGTTTTTAGGAGGAATTGTAAGAGCTTTTATTATTCCGTCTGTTTTTAGTTTACTAGGTTTGATAGTTCCTAAGAAAGAATATCCGAATGCAGCGACCTGGAGTAGTTCAACGTGGCAAATATCAGCAGTTTTTGGTCCTGCAATTGCAGGTTTTGCTATTGGTTGGATCGGGGTTTTTTGGTCATTGGTTTTTGTAGTATTTAGTATTTTAATAGCAATCGGAGCTTTGTTTCAGGTGGAAAGAAAGCCTATTTTGAATCAGAAACTGGGCGAACCGATGTTGAAAAGTTTAAAAGAAGGATTGGATTTTGTGTTCACGCACAAAACAGTTCTTAACGCTATGGCACTCGACATGTTTGCTGTTTTGTTTGGCGGTGCTGTAGCACTACTTCCGGTTTTTGCACAAGATATATTAAAGGTAGGTTCGCAAGGGTTCGGAATTTTAAGAGCAGCACCTGCAGTGGGAAGTTTGCTGACTATGTTGATCGCCACATCTTTACCGTTACACCGACAAGCAGGAAAAAAATTATTGACGGCTGTTTTTGGTTTCGGGATCTGTATTATTGTTTTCGGATTGTCAACTAATTTTTGGCTGTCGGTTTTTGCCTTGTTTTTAAGCGGAGTGACAGACGGAATTTCAGTGGTTATTCGTCAAACAATCCTGCAGATATATACTCCGGATCACATGCGCGGCAGGGTTTCGTCTGTGAACTCTATTTTTGTCGGATCATCTAATGAATTAGGCGCTTTTGAAAGTGGGTTTACTTCAAAATTAATGGGAGGAGTTGTGAATGCTGTTGTTTTCGGCGGAATTATGACTTTAGTGGTTGTTACAGGTACGGCAGTTGTTTCACCCAAATTCAGAGAGTTAGATATAGAGAAGGATATGGAAAATCTCTAA
- the recJ gene encoding single-stranded-DNA-specific exonuclease RecJ produces the protein MRWNFKSKPQKEKVQALQQALQVDEIIATLLVQRGIETFEQAKEFFRPTLEDLHDPYLMKDMDKAVNRIESAIVNGENILVFGDYDVDGTTAVSLVSSYLKTITPNIATYIPDRYTEGYGVSFQGIDFADDNDFSLIIALDCGIKSVEHVQYAKDKGIDFVICDHHRPGEILPEAIAVLDPKRKDCSYPYDELCGCGVGFKLIQALGINRDQTIDDLVSYLDLVATAIAADIVPITGENRVLAKFGLEVINRDPRPGIKALIQNLKKKQLTISDVVFYIAPRINAAGRIKHGDYAVRLLTEFNLEQAVEFASEIELFNADRKDLDKQITQEALLQIEKNEEGENFSTVVYQEDWHKGVIGIVASRLVENYYRPTIVFTKSGTKLAASARSVQGFDVYNALEACSEYLEQFGGHMYAAGMTLLEENYKKFKEAFEKEVKATIQPEILTPEVSIDAEIELNEITPKLVRILKQFEPFGPQNMTPVFVAYNVIDSGYAKTIGAEHEHLKLYLKQGDSTGFGAVGFGLGNKLDNVSNRKSFDIVFSIEENEWKDVVSIQLQIRDIQNEA, from the coding sequence ATGCGTTGGAATTTTAAATCAAAGCCACAAAAAGAAAAAGTACAAGCCTTACAACAAGCGTTGCAAGTAGATGAAATTATTGCCACTTTATTGGTTCAAAGGGGAATTGAAACCTTTGAGCAAGCCAAAGAATTTTTCCGCCCGACTTTAGAAGATTTGCACGATCCGTACTTGATGAAGGATATGGATAAAGCGGTGAATCGGATTGAAAGTGCTATTGTAAACGGAGAAAATATTTTAGTTTTCGGAGATTATGATGTCGATGGTACTACTGCTGTTTCTCTGGTTTCTTCTTATTTAAAAACGATTACACCTAATATTGCAACTTATATTCCCGATCGATATACTGAAGGTTACGGTGTCTCTTTTCAGGGAATTGACTTTGCTGATGATAATGATTTCTCCTTAATTATTGCATTAGATTGTGGGATCAAGTCTGTTGAGCATGTACAATATGCAAAAGACAAAGGGATTGATTTTGTAATCTGCGATCACCACCGTCCGGGAGAAATTTTACCGGAAGCCATTGCGGTTTTGGATCCGAAACGAAAAGATTGTTCGTATCCTTATGATGAATTGTGTGGTTGCGGAGTTGGGTTTAAATTGATTCAGGCCTTAGGAATAAATCGAGATCAAACAATAGATGATTTAGTTTCATATCTGGATTTAGTAGCAACAGCCATTGCGGCCGATATCGTTCCGATAACCGGAGAAAACAGAGTTCTGGCTAAATTTGGTTTGGAAGTTATTAATAGGGATCCGAGACCCGGGATCAAGGCTTTGATTCAAAATCTGAAGAAAAAGCAATTAACCATTTCTGATGTGGTGTTTTACATAGCGCCACGAATTAATGCAGCAGGACGAATTAAACACGGAGATTATGCTGTTCGATTACTAACAGAGTTTAATTTGGAGCAAGCCGTTGAGTTCGCTTCTGAAATTGAGTTGTTCAATGCTGATAGAAAAGATCTGGACAAACAAATTACGCAGGAAGCTTTGCTTCAGATCGAAAAAAATGAGGAGGGCGAAAATTTCAGTACGGTAGTGTATCAGGAAGATTGGCATAAAGGTGTAATAGGAATAGTAGCCTCGAGATTGGTGGAGAATTATTATCGTCCGACTATAGTTTTTACAAAGAGTGGAACTAAATTAGCGGCATCTGCACGTTCCGTGCAGGGGTTTGATGTATATAATGCGCTGGAGGCTTGTTCTGAATATCTGGAACAATTCGGCGGGCACATGTATGCTGCCGGAATGACGCTTTTAGAAGAGAATTATAAAAAGTTTAAGGAAGCTTTTGAAAAAGAAGTTAAAGCTACAATTCAGCCTGAGATTTTGACACCTGAGGTTTCAATTGATGCTGAAATAGAATTAAATGAAATAACGCCTAAACTTGTTCGGATTTTAAAACAATTTGAACCTTTCGGACCGCAGAATATGACACCGGTTTTTGTAGCATACAATGTTATAGATTCAGGTTATGCAAAAACTATCGGAGCTGAACATGAGCATTTGAAATTATATCTGAAACAGGGAGATTCTACAGGCTTTGGGGCAGTGGGTTTCGGTTTGGGGAATAAATTAGATAATGTAAGCAATAGAAAATCATTTGACATAGTTTTTTCTATAGAAGAAAACGAATGGAAAGATGTCGTTTCCATTCAATTACAAATAAGAGATATACAGAATGAAGCCTAA